The proteins below are encoded in one region of Syngnathus acus chromosome 2, fSynAcu1.2, whole genome shotgun sequence:
- the LOC119138224 gene encoding dedicator of cytokinesis protein 9-like isoform X1: MQSRAGKAPKREMVIESPQKYKCLAEIEAEAGSQVSLVKPKVIEPLDYESVIIQNKMQIMSDALRDMLQFPLDDFQICTLKRQGRTVFSTAPENADQETHSLFVQECIKTYKSDWHVVNYKYEEYSGDFRQLPNKVLRPEKLATHLFEVDEDVEKDEDEDPLGSHKGGVSKHGWLYKGNMNGAISVTMRSFKRRYFHLAQLGDGSYNLNFYKDENTSKEPKGTIFLDSCMGVVQNNKVRRFGFELKMQDKSTFLLAAESELEMEEWISTLNKILHSSFEQAMQEKHHMDLEDDEDDGKADLCSGRFQDSFQTASNIEFKTRSETRLKLFTLDPDAQKLDFTRIEPDVHQFEEKFGKRILVSCHDLLFNLQCCIAENEAGPITNVEPFYVVLSLFDVQNSRKISADFHVDLNHPSVRQMTPGSACGHDLHMNGCQGEDPFGRQRLASGFPETALQYPKQGVFSVTCPHPEIFLVARIEKVLQGGITHCTEPYMKSSDSTKVAQRVLKNAKTACSRLGRYRMPFAWSARPVFKDASGTLDKNARFSALYRQDSSKLSDDDMFKLLADFKKPEKMAKLPVLLGNLDITIDCVAPDVTNCLTSSYIPLRNFDVNGSSSAALEVEEFVPTIAKCSQPFTIYKNHLYVHPKHLKYDGQKSFAKARNIAVCIEFKDSDKEEAQPLRRIYGHPGTSLFTKKAYAAVLHHHQNPEFYDEIKIELPTQLHQKHHLLFTFYHVSCDSNKKKKDVVETPVGSAWWPLLRDGRVNMSEQQLPVAAHLPAGYLSCQDAITKHSTLDIKWVDGGKPLFKVSTHLVSTIYTQDQHLHNFFNHCESLKVSEQATEGGLVKFLKSLHAVEGHIMVNFLPTILNQLFCVLTSATHEDVAVNVTRVMVHIVAQCHEEGLEHYLRSYVKFVFKPEPYSSNNEKNVHEELTKAMTAILKPSTDFLTRNKLLKHSWYFFEALVKSMAHYLAESGRVKVSRKQHFSASFYHAVEILVNMLMPHITQKYKDNLDAARNANHSLAVFIKRCFTFMDRGFVFKQINNYTNCFIPGDTKTLYEFKFEFLRIVCNHEHYIPLNLPMPLGKGRIHRFQDFQLDYSLTDDFCRNHFLVGLLLREVGSALQESREVQQIAIQVLKRLMVKHAFDARYAAKSHQARLATLYLPLFGLLQENAHRLESKESILPSHHNKPREDLLVPNSLVTPQKHSIDGSLHKDVFGASEFLQDHLLASPHSCTPNAIHLADSRGSLVSTDSDSSLLEKSSEKNHCAVGSAVLRFDKMDRDESKNLLMCFLHVLKSMSDDALYAYWNKASSSELMDFLTLLEVCLHQFRYMGKRVIVRSHETAMCLSPDRKSLTLPVSRNRAGILHARLQQLGAVENLCTLNNMYSHTEADVATQCLLEANVSTEVCLTVLDTLSIFIMGFKSQLNSDLGHNPLMKKVFEVHLCFLQIAQSEAALRQVFISLRTFIYKFPCAFFDGRADMCASLCYEILKCCNSKLSSLRNAAANLLYILMKSNFDYTGRKSFVRTHLQVVIAVSQLIADVIGIGSTRFQQSLSIINNCANGDQSIKHTAFPSDVKDLTKRIRTVLMATEQMKEHENDPEMLVDLQYSLAKSYTSTPELRKTWLDSMARIHNKNGDLSEAAICYVHVAALVAEYLWRKGMLKHGCSAFRVITPNIDEEAAMMEDVGMQDVHFNEEVLMELLEECADGLWNAERYELIADIYRLIIPIHEKRRDFEKLTHVYDTLHRAYTKVLEVMHTGKRLLGTYFRVAFFGQGFFEDEDGKEYIYKEPKFTPLSEISQRLVKLYSYKFGQENVKIIQDSGKVNPKDLDSKYAYIQVTHVVPYLDDKELEERKTDFEKSHNIRRFVFETPFTVSGKKQGGVEEQCKRRTILTTTHCFPYVKKRIAVMYQHQSDLSPIEVAIDEMSAKVAELRLVCSASDVDMIRLQLKLQGSVCVQVNAGPLAYARAFLDDTSAKKYPDNKVKQLKEVFRHFAEACGQALDINERLIKEDQQEYHDEMKANYRDLTRELSNIMHEQINSVNDGMRSSLSDSMGIFSAISGTPNSSTMF, encoded by the exons GTCAAGCCCAAGGTCATCGAGCCCCTGGACTATGAGAGTGTGatcatacaaaacaaaatgcaaataatgaGTGATGCTCTGCGGGACATGCTACAGTTCCCCCTGGATGACTTTCAG ATCTGCACGCTGAAGCGCCAGGGCCGCACTGTCTTCTCCACTGCGCCAGAAAATGCAGACCAAGAAACACACTCACTGTTTGTCCAAGAG TgcataaaaacatacaagtcAGACTGGCATGTGGTCAATTACAAGTATGAAGAATATTCTGGGGACTTCCGACAGCTTCCCAA TAAAGTGTTAAGACCCGAGAAGCTGGCCACTCATCTTTTTGAGGTGGATGAAGATGTGGAAAAAGATGAG GATGAAGACCCTCTTGGGTCTCACAAGGGAGGAGTGTCTAAACACGGCTGGCTGTACAAAGGCAACATGAACGGTGCAATCAGTGTTACTATGCGA TCCTTCAAGAGAAGATACTTCCATCTGGCTCAACTCGGAGATGGATCATACAATCTAAATTTCTACAAAGATGAAAACACCTCCAAGGAACCGAAAGGAACCATCTTCCTTGACTCATGCATGGGGGTCGTTCAG AACAATAAAGTGAGGAGGTTTGGCTTTGAGCTGAAGATGCAGGATAAGAGCACATTCCTGCTGGCTGCAGAGAGTGAACTGGAGATGGAGGAATGGATCAGTACACTTAACAAAATTCTCCACAGCAGCTTTGAACAGGCCATGCAGGAGAAACATCACATGGACTTAGAagatg ATGAGGATGACGGAAAAGCCGACCTCTGCTCTGGACGTTTTCAGGACAGTTTTCAG ACGGCCAGCAATATTGAGTTTAAAACGAGGAGTGAAACCAGGCTGAAGTTGTTTACGTTGGACCCAGACGCACAG AAACTGGATTTCACTCGCATTGAGCCAGATGTGCATCAGTTTGAGGAGAAATTCGGGAAAAGGATCTTGGTCAGCTGTCATGACTTGCTGTTCAACCTACAGTGCTGCATTGCAGAGAACGAAGCGGGACCAATAACCAAT GTGGAACCTTTCTATGTGGTTCTGTCCCTCTTTGATGTTCAGAACAGCAGAAAAATTTCAGCGGATTTCCACGTGGATCTCAACCACCCTTCGGTCCGACAAATGACACCAGGCTCAGCTTGTGGCCACGACTTGCACATGAACGGTTGTCAGGGTGAGGACCCCTTTGGCCGCCAGAGGCTGGCCAGCGGGTTTCCGGAGACAGCTCTCCAATACCCcaagcagggggtcttttcaGTCACGTGCCCCCATCCTGAGATCTTCCTAGTGGCGAGGATTGAGAAGGTCCTCCAAGGGGGTATCACCCATTGTACTGAACCCTACATGAAGAGCTCAGACTCGACAAAG GTGGCTCAAAGGGTGTTGAAGAATGCAAAGACGGCCTGCAGCAGATTGGGCCGGTACCGAATGCCGTTCGCCTGGTCTGCaag GCCCGTATTCAAAGATGCATCGGGAACTTTGGACAAAAACGCTCGCTTCTCAGCTCTTTACCGTCAAGACAGCAGCAAGTTGTCAGATGACGACATGTTCAAACTTCTCGCTGactttaaaaa ACCAGAGAAAATGGCTAAACTCCCTGTGCTGTTGGGGAACCTGGATATAACCATTGATTGCGTGGCCCCGGATGTGACCA ATTGCCTCACTTCCTCCTACATCCCTTTGAGGAACTTTGACGTAAATGGGTCAAGCAGCGCCGCTCTGGAAGTGGAGGAATTTGTACCCACCATAGCCAAGTGCTCCCAACCCTTTACCATCTATAAAAACCATCTTTATGTACACCCAAAGCACCTCAAATATGATGGTCAGAAATCTTTTGCTAAG GCCAGGAATATTGCAGTTTGCATTGAATTCAAGGATTCTGACAAAGAGGAAGCCCAGCCGCTAAGG CGCATCTATGGTCATCCTGGAACTTCTCTATTCACCAAGAAAGCTTACGCAGCTGTTTTGCACCACCACCAGAACCCCGAATTCTATGACGAG ATAAAGATAGAATTGCCGACTCAGCTGCACCAAAAGCACCACCTTCTTTTCACCTTCTATCACGTTAGCTGTGACagcaacaagaagaagaaagatgtGGTGGAGACTCCAG TGGGCTCAGCATGGTGGCCTCTGCTAAGAGATGGTCGGGTCAACATGAGTGAACAGCAGCTACCTGTGGCTGCTCATTTGCCTGCGGGCTACCTCAGTTGCCAGGATGCTATCACaaag CATTCTACCTTGGACATCAAGTGGGTTGATGGAGGAAAGCCGCTGTTCAAAGTCTCAACACATCTTGTTTCCACAATTTACACTCAG GATCAACACTTGCACAACTTCTTCAACCACTGTGAAAGCCTCAAAGTGTCAGAACAAGCAACAGAGGGCGGGCTGGTGAAATTCCTAAAG AGTCTCCACGCGGTTGAAGGGCATATCATGGTGAACTTTCTTCCCACCATCCTCAACCAGCTGTTCTGTGTCCTCACCAGCGCCACGCATGAAGATGTGGCTGTCAACGTGACGAG GGTAATGGTGCACATTGTAGCGCAATGCCACGAAGAAGGGCTTGAGCATTACCTGAGGTCTTATGTCAAG TTTGTCTTCAAACCAGAGCCGTATTCCTCCAATAATGAAAAGAATGTTCATGAGGAGCTGACAAAAGCCATGACAGCAATTCTGAAGCCATCCACAGATTTCCTAACAAGAAACAAGCTACTGAAG CATTCTTGGTACTTCTTTGAAGCGTTGGTCAAATCAATGGCTCATTATCTGGCTGAGAGTGGTCGAGTCAAA GTGTCaagaaagcaacatttttctGCCTCCTTCTACCATGCTGTTGAGATCTTGGTCAACATGCTGATGCCTCACATCACACAGAAATACAAAGACAACCTGGATGCGGCACGCAATGCTAATCACAGCCTGGCAGTTTTCATTAAG CGCTGCTTCACCTTTATGGACCGTGGTTTTGTGTTCAAACAGATCAATAATTACACAAACTGCTTCATACCTGGTGACACCAAG ACTTTGTATGAGTTTAAGTTTGAGTTTCTGAGAATTGTGTGCAACCATGAGCATTACATCCCACTCAATCTTCCCATGCCACTTGGAAAAGGACGCATACACAGGTTCCAAG aTTTCCAATTGGACTACTCACTGACTGATGACTTCTGTCGAAACCACTTCCTGGTGGGTCTTCTGCTGAGGGAGGTGGGCAGCGCCTTACAAGAGAGCCGAGAAGTCCAGCAGATCGCCATCCAGGTTCTGAAGAGACTGATGGTTAAACACGCATTTGATGCCCGCTACGCTGCCAAA AGCCATCAGGCCAGACTTGCCACCCTCTACCTTCCCTTGTTTGGCCTACTACAGGAGAATGCACACAGGCTGGAAAGCAAGGAGTCCATCCTTCCAAGCCACCACAAT AAACCACGAGAGGACTTACTTGTGCCGAACTCTTTGGTGACCCCCCAAAAGCATAGCATCGATGGTTCTCTTCACAAAGATGTTTTTGGAGCAAGTGAGTTCCTTCAAGACCATCTTCTGG CTTCTCCTCACAGCTGCACTCCCAATGCCATTCACCTTGCAGACTCCAGAGGTTCCCTGGTCTCCACCGACTCTGACAGCAGCCTGCTGGAAAAGAGTTCCGAGAAG AACCATTGTGCTGTGGGCAGTGCCGTGCTGCGTTTTGACAAAATGGACCGAGATGAGAGCAAAAACCTGCTCATGTGTTTTCTGCATGTCCTCAAAAGCATGTCAGATG ATGCCCTTTATGCATACTGGAACAAAGCATCATCATCCGAGCTAATGGACTTTTTGACACTACTAGA AGTCTGCCTTCATCAGTTTAGATACATGGGGAAGCGAGTCATTGTCAG GAGTCACGAAACGGCAATGTGTCTGAGTCCAGACAGGAAGTCGTTGACTTTGCCCGTGTCTCGAAACAGGGCAGGGATTCTGCATGCCCGCTTACAACAGCTTGGGGCAGTGGAGAATTTGTGCACGCTCAACAACA TGTACTCCCATACAGAAGCCGATGTGGCCACCCAATGTTTACTGGAGGCCAACGTGTCCACAGAGGTGTGTCTGACTGTGCTCGACACGCTGAGCATTTTCATCATGGGATTCAAG AGCCAGCTGAACTCAGATCTTGGCCACAATCCACTGATGAAGAAAGTATTTGAGGTGCATCTGTGCTTTCTGCAGATTGCTCAATCTGAGGCTGCTCTCAGGCAGGTCTTCATCTCACTGAGGACTTTTATCTACAAG TTCCCCTGCGCGTTTTTCGATGGCCGGGCTGACATGTGCGCCTCCCTATGTTATGAGATATTGAAGTGTTGCAACTCCAAACTGAGCTCCCTCCGCAATGCCGCCGCTAATCTCCTTTACATCCTCATGAAAAGCAACTTTGACTACACCGGACGTAAATCGTTTGTCAGAACCCACCTGCAG GTGGTGATTGCTGTCAGCCAACTGATCGCCGATGTCATCGGCATCGGTAGCACGCGCTTCCAGCAGTCTCTGTCTATTATTAACAACTGTGCAAACGGTGATCAAAGCATCAAG CACACTGCGTTTCCATCAGATGTGAAGGACCTGACCAAACGAATCAGAACCGTGCTAATGGCCACCGAGCAAATGAAAGAGCACGAGAACGACCCGGAGATGTTGGTGGACCTCCAATATAGTTTGGCCAAGTCGTACACAAGCACACCAGAGCTCCGCAAGACCTGGTTGGATAGCATGGCGCGGATCCACAACAAGAATGGCGACCTTTCAGAG GCAGCCATTTGCTACGTGCACGTTGCAGCTCTGGTTGCCGAGTACTTGTGGAGGAAAG GAATGTTGAAGCACGGATGCTCAGCCTTTCGCGTCATCACTCCAAATATTGACGAAGAAGCTGCCATGATGGAAGACGTAGGGATGCAGGACGTACATTTTAACGAG GAGGTTCTGATGGAGCTTTTGGAGGAGTGTGCTGATGGTCTTTGGAATGCAGAGCGCTATGAGCTCATTGCTGATATCTACAGGCTCATCATTCCCATACACGAAAAACGCAGAGATTTTGAG AAACTGACACACGTGTACGATACCCTCCATCGTGCCTACACTAAAGTTTTGGAGGTGATGCATACCGGCAAACGTCTCCTGGGCACATACTTCAGAGTGGCCTTTTTTGGACAG GGCTTCTTTGAGGATGAAGATGGCAAAGAATACATCTACAAAGAGCCAAAGTTCACACCTCTGTCAGAGATTTCACAGAGGCTGGTGAAGCTCTACTCGTACAAGTTTGGTCAAGAGAATGTCAAGATTATCCAGGACTCAGGAAAG GTAAACCCAAAAGACCTGGATTCCAAGTACGCCTACATACAGGTGACACATGTCGTGCCATACCTCGATGACAAGGAgttggaggagaggaagaccGACTTTGAAAAAAGTCACAACATCCGTCGCTTTGTGTTTGAGACGCCCTTTACGGTGTCAGGCAAGAAGCAGGGTGgcgtggaggagcagtgtaAACGACGGACCATTCTCACCA CCACCCACTGTTTTCCATATGTGAAGAAGCGAATCGCTGTCATGTACCAACATCAGAGTGACCTCAGCCCCATCGAGGTTGCCATAGATGAGATGAGCGCAAAAGTGGCTGAACTGCGCTTGGTGTGCTCGGCCTCCGACGTGGACATGATCCGGCTACAGCTCAAACTGCAAGGCAGTGTTTGTGTTCAG GTCAACGCTGGTCCTCTTGCTTATGCCAGAGCCTTTTTAGATGACACGAGTGCCAAGAAATATCCAGACAATAAGGTCAAACAGCTCAAAGAGGTCTTCAG GCATTTTGCAGAGGCCTGCGGCCAGGCGCTGGATATAAATGAGCGGTTGATTAAAGAGGATCAGCAGGAGTATCATGATGAAATGAAGGCCAACTACAGGGATCTGACCCGGGAGCTGTCAAACATTATGCATGAGCAG ATCAACTCAGTGAATGATGGCATGAGGAGCTCTTTGTCAGACTCAATGGGTATCTTCAGTGCCATTAGTGGCACACCCAACAGCTCTACCATGTTCTGA